A genomic segment from Polyangium mundeleinium encodes:
- a CDS encoding DUF2169 family type VI secretion system accessory protein, with product MIGFRAVRENAPVVAVIALPASAAAAIAWRTAGQLHLTVIAKATFAFVPDADMQRADPQPILRAEVHHGNNPSRSVRFTTDVAPYLGRADVLFTGHAYAPPERAAQPLPLRLAVFDGPRPLLDKRLVAHEKAGFQRMPVVYERAWSGALGEENPLGIEQGAGEAGITDPGAPLRPAGFGPIARAWPVRKRLLGATPRKALESAIAEIPDGFDWSYFQAAPPDQRTMFLRGDEWIVLEGLSPARPRVATRLPGARGFVKIFGLSQFGVPEGHLLDLVADTLRIDGDEQRCTLVCRRSFPVAGEAALAAARIVAGIEVAGEALVWPDPRWMELAAAPASLVTSPSVDGGDAVTVVIGKGAETVVLAGDEGASSATRPILPFSRASSHDAPAAQTGAAASTLVLPPDDGVVTASPLPFADPGTQGAPRAGPAAPIAGAPWSGRSAPRIVAPAFDAGTMMLAPEPEEVAPIVPPEPAPLAAPAPPATPTPPAVMAPIVLPGAEPPAAPAPPAATARATTPSPHDRIDLERCAAIAAELAERAASRTEILAGHGLTEEIWRAAEQRWNDAVDQEVKRGAKALRDRFDAAYVAAWEAIRGPFDVKIYATLVVADERGSLSAALDARRIRRTVWTRVKRRWEKRMVDPVLAAQVKEEIARVRSE from the coding sequence GTGATAGGGTTTCGAGCCGTGCGTGAGAACGCGCCTGTCGTCGCTGTAATCGCCCTGCCGGCGTCGGCCGCCGCTGCCATTGCGTGGCGCACCGCAGGGCAGCTCCACCTCACCGTCATCGCCAAGGCCACGTTCGCCTTCGTGCCCGACGCCGACATGCAGCGCGCCGATCCGCAGCCGATCCTGCGGGCCGAGGTCCATCACGGCAACAACCCGAGCCGCAGCGTCCGTTTCACCACGGATGTGGCGCCGTATCTGGGCCGCGCCGATGTGCTCTTCACGGGCCACGCCTATGCGCCCCCGGAGCGCGCCGCGCAGCCTTTGCCATTGCGCCTCGCGGTCTTCGACGGCCCAAGGCCCCTGCTCGACAAGCGGCTCGTGGCCCATGAAAAGGCGGGCTTTCAGCGCATGCCCGTCGTCTACGAGCGCGCGTGGAGCGGCGCGCTGGGGGAGGAAAATCCGCTCGGGATCGAGCAGGGCGCCGGCGAGGCAGGCATCACCGATCCGGGCGCACCGCTTCGCCCTGCCGGCTTCGGCCCGATCGCGCGTGCCTGGCCTGTGCGCAAGCGGCTCCTGGGAGCCACGCCGCGCAAGGCGCTGGAGAGCGCGATCGCGGAGATCCCCGATGGCTTCGACTGGTCGTATTTCCAGGCGGCGCCCCCGGATCAGCGCACGATGTTCCTGCGCGGCGATGAGTGGATCGTGCTCGAAGGGCTCTCGCCCGCACGGCCGCGCGTCGCCACGCGCTTGCCGGGGGCGCGCGGCTTCGTGAAGATTTTTGGTCTCTCCCAGTTCGGCGTGCCCGAGGGACATCTGCTCGATCTCGTGGCGGACACACTCCGCATCGACGGTGACGAGCAGCGATGCACGCTCGTGTGCCGGCGCAGCTTCCCCGTCGCGGGCGAGGCGGCGCTCGCGGCCGCGCGCATCGTCGCAGGCATCGAGGTCGCGGGGGAGGCGCTCGTGTGGCCCGATCCGCGATGGATGGAGCTGGCCGCGGCTCCGGCGTCACTCGTGACATCGCCCAGCGTCGATGGTGGCGACGCCGTGACGGTGGTCATCGGCAAGGGCGCGGAGACCGTGGTGCTAGCGGGCGACGAAGGAGCGTCGTCGGCGACGCGGCCGATCCTGCCATTTTCGCGTGCTTCGAGTCACGATGCGCCCGCTGCGCAGACCGGCGCCGCGGCCTCGACGCTCGTGCTGCCGCCCGATGACGGCGTCGTCACGGCGTCACCGCTCCCCTTCGCGGATCCGGGCACGCAGGGCGCGCCGCGCGCAGGGCCCGCTGCGCCGATCGCGGGCGCTCCCTGGTCCGGTCGGAGCGCGCCGCGCATCGTGGCGCCCGCATTCGACGCCGGTACGATGATGCTCGCCCCGGAGCCCGAAGAGGTCGCTCCGATTGTCCCGCCCGAGCCGGCGCCTCTCGCCGCTCCCGCACCTCCGGCCACGCCAACGCCTCCGGCCGTGATGGCACCCATCGTTTTGCCCGGGGCAGAGCCCCCTGCTGCACCGGCGCCTCCCGCGGCCACTGCACGAGCGACCACACCTTCACCGCACGACCGGATCGACCTCGAGCGCTGTGCCGCGATCGCGGCGGAGCTCGCCGAGCGTGCTGCGTCGCGCACCGAGATCCTCGCCGGGCACGGGCTCACGGAAGAGATCTGGCGCGCCGCGGAGCAACGCTGGAACGACGCTGTGGATCAGGAAGTCAAGCGCGGGGCGAAGGCGCTGCGCGATCGCTTCGACGCGGCGTACGTCGCTGCGTGGGAGGCCATCCGTGGCCCGTTCGACGTAAAAATTTACGCAACACTCGTCGTCGCCGACGAGCGCGGCAGCCTTTCCGCGGCGCTCGATGCTCGCCGGATCCGGCGCACCGTGTGGACACGCGTGAAACGGCGGTGGGAAAAGCGGATGGTCGATCCGGTGCTCGCCGCGCAGGTCAAAGAAGAGATCGCCCGGGTCCGGTCCGAGTGA
- a CDS encoding helix-turn-helix domain-containing protein yields the protein MPRRQVTSPLLVEIGARIREIRLEQGMSLDQLAKRSGVAKGNPSSTENGRVNITVETCLRIAAALGGQCGGAVAGAGGEAGSRHGEATATRDRATRDR from the coding sequence ATGCCACGTCGGCAAGTCACGTCTCCCTTGCTCGTCGAGATCGGCGCGCGCATCCGGGAGATCCGCCTCGAGCAAGGGATGTCGCTGGACCAGCTCGCCAAGAGGAGCGGCGTCGCGAAGGGCAACCCTTCGAGCACCGAGAACGGGCGGGTTAACATCACGGTCGAGACGTGCCTGAGGATTGCGGCAGCGCTGGGGGGTCAGTGCGGCGGAGCTGTTGCCGGAGCCGGAGGAGAAGCGGGGAGCCGGCACGGAGAGGCCACGGCGACCCGCGACCGGGCGACCCGCGACCGGTAG
- a CDS encoding IS5 family transposase, with amino-acid sequence MGIDERPSRQGYPSDLTDAKWDLIAELLPPPIWIQNLQQPKYHPREIMNAIRYRTRTGYSWRQLPHDFPPLSSVYQWYQRWTNEGVLDDIHDRLRRMVRVKAGREAEPTAAIVDSQSVKATDVGGPTGFDAGKKGNGRKRHLLVDVMGMLLAVLITPASTQDRDGAVPLLQEAHREYPTLKHIWADGAYHGSVIDKVRADTGLTIEIIKRSDDLRGFVVLPRRWVVERTNGWLCKWRLLNKEYERTTASSRADVLHAMTALMLRRLTTTDRSRKLAHALDSPSPRIGDAHGGTMNALRDVDDDAATTVMDRSALPPQIGTRMSVAHSEPPRDTIVDTKCGPSRWERFWTFVVGRRTAS; translated from the coding sequence ATGGGCATCGACGAGCGACCTTCCCGCCAGGGTTATCCTTCCGACCTGACTGATGCCAAATGGGATCTCATCGCCGAGCTGCTTCCACCTCCGATCTGGATCCAGAATCTCCAGCAGCCGAAGTACCACCCGCGGGAGATCATGAACGCCATTCGTTACCGCACGCGGACTGGCTATTCGTGGAGACAGCTCCCGCATGATTTCCCACCGCTTTCTTCTGTCTATCAATGGTACCAGCGGTGGACGAACGAAGGCGTGCTGGATGATATCCACGACCGGCTTCGCCGCATGGTCCGCGTGAAAGCCGGCCGCGAGGCAGAGCCGACCGCGGCCATCGTCGATAGCCAAAGCGTCAAAGCAACAGACGTCGGTGGCCCAACGGGCTTCGACGCGGGAAAAAAGGGGAACGGGCGAAAGCGTCATCTCCTCGTCGACGTCATGGGGATGCTCCTCGCCGTGCTGATCACACCGGCATCGACGCAAGATCGTGATGGGGCCGTTCCCCTGTTGCAAGAAGCGCATCGGGAGTATCCTACGCTCAAACACATATGGGCCGACGGCGCGTATCATGGGAGCGTGATCGACAAGGTTCGCGCAGACACGGGACTGACCATCGAGATCATCAAGCGCTCCGATGACCTGCGCGGATTTGTCGTATTGCCAAGAAGGTGGGTCGTGGAGCGCACGAATGGTTGGCTCTGCAAGTGGCGCCTCCTCAACAAGGAATACGAGCGGACTACCGCATCGAGCCGCGCCGATGTCCTCCACGCAATGACCGCACTGATGCTCCGACGCCTGACGACCACAGACAGGTCGCGTAAGCTCGCGCACGCCCTCGATTCGCCGTCGCCTCGGATCGGCGATGCCCACGGAGGAACGATGAATGCTCTTCGGGACGTCGACGACGACGCAGCAACGACCGTGATGGACCGCTCGGCACTTCCGCCGCAGATCGGGACGCGGATGAGCGTGGCGCATTCCGAGCCGCCGCGCGACACGATCGTGGATACGAAGTGCGGGCCGTCGCGATGGGAGCGATTCTGGACGTTCGTCGTCGGAAGGCGGACAGCTTCCTGA
- a CDS encoding transposase, with the protein MHEFGYPSQQKWGPVYLRGLLGPGDRKSIEPMAARVCPGETQQLHHFISTSRWDTAGHERVLLEKEFVDHRMLREILGRRVRDGVLLRLIGKWLNAGVLEQGELSYPGAGTPQGGVISPILANIFLHEGGRTPRPARPRTAGSSSPRRAAAAPPDPPRARRLLGRGLLVAPRGSRPSRWPLRAGSHATASGTSAHLPRLHARARLLPGPPSLARWPRPRVGTCRRCRGASWPTWTGAAGPRAQRAR; encoded by the coding sequence CTGCACGAGTTCGGCTACCCGTCCCAGCAGAAGTGGGGGCCGGTCTACCTACGTGGGCTGCTCGGGCCAGGCGACCGCAAGAGCATCGAGCCGATGGCCGCGCGAGTTTGCCCAGGTGAGACGCAGCAGCTTCACCACTTCATCTCGACCTCTCGCTGGGACACGGCCGGGCACGAGCGCGTGCTCCTCGAGAAGGAGTTCGTGGACCACCGAATGCTGAGGGAGATCCTCGGCCGCAGGGTACGCGATGGAGTGCTGCTGCGGCTCATCGGAAAGTGGTTGAATGCAGGCGTGCTCGAGCAGGGGGAGCTGTCGTACCCCGGCGCGGGCACACCGCAAGGAGGAGTGATTTCGCCGATCCTGGCGAACATCTTCCTCCACGAGGGAGGCAGAACACCTCGACCAGCGCGTCCACGAACCGCCGGAAGCTCGTCACCACGTCGAGCCGCTGCCGCTCCGCCTGATCCACCTCGAGCGCGTAGGCTTCTGGGTCGAGGTTTGCTCGTCGCCCCGAGAGGTTCCCGTCCCAGCCGATGGCCGCTCCGCGCAGGAAGTCACGCCACCGCTTCTGGCACTTCGGCTCATCTTCCCCGACTGCATGCCAGGGCGCGCCTGCTCCCTGGCCCCCCATCGCTTGCTCGATGGCCTCGACCACGCGTTGGAACCTGCCGACGATGTAGAGGAGCAAGTTGGCCGACGTGGACAGGGGCTGCAGGTCCACGAGCCCAACGGGCACGATGA
- a CDS encoding tyrosine-type recombinase/integrase encodes MSLPKGTSLFWRKSKKRWVLSYADPVRGQPQKVLPKEIVRQRGAEIWALEWLRVQGIRPDVVLTQRREEGLSVAACAEKWIALRTKDSRVAPATLTNNRLHLDKWILPRFGTRAIAGLEVPELRAFIRDLREQRAASTTRNVYYTFCTLYADAMAEGWVNSPANLVAHPAVQRELPELEARAVVRIPIEWARVLIADERIALEWRARYAVAFTSGARDGEIAGLRWGDVDMEAEPPVFRIEQAVAIIGAKGEGGFAKVKGPKTKGSRRTMPLHPAAKGALVEWRERWPELVGRRPRAEDFVFPGPGGGPSRPKSAAQMREDLKRLGLPGEIRGHPVEFRATRASFATWLEEAGVAEGVRKRLMGHAVRDVTERHYTAREMEQLAKAVLAIPLGP; translated from the coding sequence ATGAGCTTGCCGAAGGGGACGTCGCTGTTCTGGCGGAAGAGCAAGAAGCGGTGGGTGCTCAGTTATGCGGATCCCGTGCGGGGGCAGCCGCAGAAGGTGCTGCCAAAGGAGATCGTTCGGCAGCGGGGCGCGGAGATTTGGGCGCTCGAATGGTTGCGGGTGCAGGGGATCCGGCCGGATGTGGTACTCACGCAGCGGCGCGAGGAAGGTCTCTCGGTGGCGGCGTGTGCGGAAAAGTGGATCGCGTTGCGGACGAAGGATAGTCGCGTCGCGCCGGCAACGTTGACGAACAATCGGCTGCACCTGGACAAATGGATACTGCCTCGGTTTGGGACGAGGGCCATTGCGGGGCTTGAAGTGCCCGAGCTGCGGGCGTTCATCCGGGACCTGCGGGAGCAGCGGGCAGCGTCGACGACGCGGAACGTGTACTACACGTTCTGTACGCTGTACGCAGATGCGATGGCGGAGGGGTGGGTGAACAGTCCCGCGAACCTGGTCGCGCATCCGGCGGTGCAGCGCGAGTTGCCCGAGCTCGAGGCGCGGGCGGTCGTGCGGATTCCGATCGAGTGGGCGCGGGTGCTCATCGCGGATGAACGGATCGCGCTGGAGTGGAGAGCGCGGTATGCGGTCGCGTTCACGAGCGGGGCGCGGGACGGGGAGATTGCGGGGCTTCGCTGGGGCGACGTCGACATGGAGGCCGAGCCGCCGGTGTTCCGAATCGAGCAGGCCGTGGCGATCATCGGCGCCAAGGGCGAGGGCGGGTTCGCCAAGGTGAAGGGGCCGAAGACGAAGGGGAGCCGGAGGACGATGCCGCTGCATCCGGCGGCGAAGGGGGCGCTCGTCGAGTGGCGGGAGCGGTGGCCCGAGCTGGTAGGGAGGAGGCCGCGGGCGGAGGACTTCGTGTTTCCGGGGCCGGGTGGTGGGCCGTCACGCCCGAAGAGCGCGGCGCAGATGCGAGAGGATCTCAAGCGGCTCGGGTTGCCGGGGGAGATCCGGGGGCATCCGGTGGAGTTCAGGGCGACGAGGGCGAGCTTTGCGACGTGGTTGGAGGAGGCGGGGGTGGCGGAGGGCGTGAGGAAGCGGTTGATGGGGCATGCGGTGCGGGATGTGACGGAGAGGCACTATACGGCCCGGGAGATGGAACAGCTAGCGAAGGCAGTATTGGCGATCCCGCTTGGCCCCTGA
- a CDS encoding excisionase family DNA-binding protein, with the protein MHDRRAQLEAMRALVEAELAKLPLSSESNHPPPSSVPAFMTVEEYARRIRVRPATVRRMVREENLPHVRPRPRLIRIRVRDADQWVAARASGALARRRATLEARKGVVP; encoded by the coding sequence ATGCACGATCGTCGTGCCCAGCTCGAAGCCATGCGCGCGCTCGTCGAGGCAGAGCTCGCCAAGCTTCCTCTTTCGTCCGAATCGAATCATCCACCACCGTCGTCCGTGCCCGCATTCATGACCGTCGAGGAGTACGCGAGGCGGATCCGGGTCCGGCCGGCGACGGTCCGCCGCATGGTGCGCGAGGAGAACCTGCCGCACGTGAGACCGAGGCCGCGGTTGATCCGGATTCGAGTGCGGGATGCGGACCAATGGGTGGCAGCGAGGGCATCCGGCGCGCTCGCGAGGCGCAGGGCCACGCTGGAGGCCCGCAAGGGGGTGGTTCCATGA
- a CDS encoding DUF4291 domain-containing protein: MTAPKPYELRADYDTKTITVYQAYSPQIATAALEHGRFVAPFSFNRMTWIKPSFLWLMARSNWGARPGQERTLAVRITRTGWERALALAVPTDPQAPGYGSYDRWRVAFDRAAVHVQWDTERSLHGAGLPYYSIQVGLSRHVIREFVDEWITEIVDLTERVRKMRDFLNSRQVDKARRLLPREAVYPLSPELRRRICASE, translated from the coding sequence ATGACCGCACCGAAGCCCTACGAACTTCGCGCCGACTACGACACCAAAACAATTACCGTGTACCAGGCGTACTCCCCGCAAATTGCGACGGCGGCGCTGGAGCACGGTCGGTTCGTGGCACCGTTTTCGTTCAACCGGATGACGTGGATCAAACCCAGCTTTCTCTGGCTGATGGCACGGAGCAACTGGGGCGCCCGGCCAGGTCAGGAGCGCACGCTTGCCGTGCGGATCACGCGAACGGGCTGGGAACGCGCGTTGGCCCTCGCCGTCCCGACCGATCCCCAAGCGCCCGGCTACGGAAGTTATGATCGCTGGCGCGTCGCATTTGATCGCGCAGCGGTACATGTTCAGTGGGATACCGAGCGGTCACTCCACGGAGCCGGCCTCCCCTACTACAGCATCCAGGTCGGGCTGAGCAGGCACGTCATCCGGGAGTTCGTCGACGAGTGGATCACGGAGATCGTCGATCTCACGGAGCGCGTCCGAAAGATGAGGGACTTCCTCAACAGCCGGCAGGTCGACAAGGCGCGGCGCCTCCTACCTCGCGAGGCGGTTTACCCGTTGTCTCCAGAACTGCGCAGGCGCATCTGCGCTTCGGAGTAG